From a region of the Emcibacter sp. SYSU 3D8 genome:
- a CDS encoding nitronate monooxygenase family protein: protein MIKTRFTEEFGIKHPIVQGGMQWVGRAELVSAVANAGALGFITALTQPTPEDLAKEIKRCREMTDQPFGVNLTILPTVKPTPYDEYARAIIDGGVKIVETAGRNPEPYMPWFKEAGVKVIHKCTSVRHGVKAQQVGCDAVSMDGFECAGHPGEDDVPNLVLLPAAADQLTIPMIASGGFGDGRGLVAALALGAEGINMGTRFMATKEAPVHENVKRKLVDSNERDTQLVYRKFRNTARIYKNDIAKRVHEIETTKADATFEDIKELVVGVKGRSLLETGEMESGVWSAGTVMGIIKDIPTVKELVERIIHDAEELINQRLRRIAN from the coding sequence ATGATCAAGACTCGTTTCACCGAAGAGTTCGGCATCAAGCATCCCATCGTGCAGGGCGGCATGCAGTGGGTTGGCCGCGCCGAACTGGTGTCGGCCGTGGCCAATGCCGGCGCACTCGGTTTCATCACTGCCCTGACCCAGCCGACACCCGAGGACCTGGCCAAGGAAATCAAGCGCTGCCGCGAGATGACCGACCAGCCGTTCGGCGTGAACCTGACGATCCTGCCGACCGTGAAGCCGACGCCCTATGACGAATATGCCCGTGCCATCATCGATGGCGGCGTGAAGATCGTCGAGACGGCCGGCCGCAACCCGGAGCCCTACATGCCGTGGTTCAAGGAAGCCGGCGTGAAGGTGATCCACAAATGCACCTCGGTGCGCCACGGCGTGAAGGCCCAGCAGGTGGGCTGTGACGCGGTATCCATGGACGGCTTCGAGTGCGCGGGCCATCCGGGCGAGGACGACGTGCCGAATCTGGTGCTGTTGCCGGCAGCCGCCGACCAGCTGACCATCCCGATGATCGCCTCGGGCGGTTTCGGCGACGGCCGCGGCCTCGTCGCCGCGCTTGCCCTGGGCGCCGAAGGCATCAACATGGGCACCCGCTTCATGGCCACGAAGGAAGCGCCGGTGCACGAGAACGTGAAGCGCAAGCTGGTCGACAGCAACGAGCGCGACACCCAGCTTGTCTACCGCAAGTTCCGCAACACGGCGCGCATCTACAAGAACGATATCGCCAAGCGGGTCCACGAGATCGAGACCACCAAGGCCGATGCCACGTTCGAGGATATCAAGGAACTGGTGGTCGGCGTGAAGGGCCGTTCGCTGCTGGAGACCGGCGAGATGGAATCGGGTGTGTGGAGCGCCGGCACCGTCATGGGCATCATCAAGGACATCCCCACGGTGAAGGAACTTGTCGAGCGGATCATCCACGACGCCGAAGAGCTCATCAACCAGCGTCTGAGGCGCATCGCCAACTGA